The proteins below come from a single Benincasa hispida cultivar B227 chromosome 4, ASM972705v1, whole genome shotgun sequence genomic window:
- the LOC120075533 gene encoding VIN3-like protein 2: MSEPEERISGLDPAFAGYGMDSGKCSSKMSMEKKKEIIHEIAQKSKAATEILRSFTRRELLEIICAEMGKERKYTGYSKSQMIEHLLKLVSQKSERSSSTTLAFLLDKTQMSHKRPRNTDRSSVVLLNSNNNASLEADEEFAEVKLCQNVACKAPLNPEFAFCKRCSCCICHCYDDNKDPSLWLTCGSDPSNENDFCGMSCHLECALKHERSGIVKNSLREKLDGSFYCVSCGKINGLMGSWRRQLLNAKEARRVDVLCLRLSLCHKILVGTNLYKEVHKTVELAVNMLTNEVGPLDEVCLRMARGIVNRLSCGAEVQKLCASAVEAYDSMCCAPYRDCMQKRETLNCEILFEDSSPTSVMVVLQYDDHLLKDFLGCRLWHRKANTEHYPDQPSFIALKPEKKFKINSLFPSTEYYCKVSLFSSTQVFGVWEAKWVTPKLSTPCPALVKHRNGEIRNIDLLHSRVDSNDNGTNLHPLDGLYKSKCERLYKNPSPKNSITSMKPTSVCPSTPCKISETRILLGLNCKRRTEESDYDYSVRMVKWLENEGYIDMDFRVKFLTWFSLKASGKDRRVVSAFIDALIDDPPSLAGQLSHTFMDEIFCNQKPASKHEYSNWIWR; this comes from the exons ATGAGCGAACCAGAGGAGAGGATTTCCGGCTTAGATCCAGCGTTCGCGG gttatggTATGGACTCTGGAAAATGCAGCAGCAAGATGAgtatggaaaagaaaaaggaaataattCATGAGATTGCCCAAAAGTCCAAAGCCGCTACTGAAATCCTTAGGTCTTTTACCCGCAGGGAGCTACTTGAGATCATCTGTGCTGAAATGGGGAAAGAAAGGAAGTACACAGGGTATTCGAAATCTCAAATGATAGAGCATCTTCTGAAGTTGGTTTCTCAGAAATCTGAGAGGAGTAGTAGTACTACTCTTGCCTTTTTACTAGACAAAACTCAAATGAGCCATAAGAGGCCCCGAAACACAGACCGATCTTCTGTCGTGCTTttgaattcaaataataatgCTTCCTTGGAGGCTGATGAGGAATTTGCTGAAGTCAAACTTTGTCAGAATGTAGCTTGCAAAGCACCTCTAAATCCAGAGTTTGCTTTTTGCAAAAGATGTTCATGTTGCATCTGCCATTGTTATGATGATAACAAGGATCCAAGTCTTTGGCTGACCTGTGGCTCTGACCCTTCCAATGAGAACGATTTTTGTGGAATGTCATGTCATTTGGAGTGTGCCCTGAAGCATGAAAGGTCTGGAATTGTGAAGAATAGTCTCCGTGAAAAATTAGATGGAAGTTTTTACTGTGTCTCATGTGGAAAGATCAATGGATTGATGGG AAGTTGGAGAAGACAATTGCTAAATGCAAAGGAGGCCAGAAGAGTGGATGTACTATGTCTAAGATTATCCTTGTGTCACAAGATTCTTGTAGGGACAAATCTATACAAAGAAGTGCATAAAACTGTAGAATTGGCTGTGAATATGCTGACAAATGAAGTGGGGCCCCTAGATGAGGTTTGCTTAAGGATGGCTAGGGGTATTGTCAATCGGCTATCCTGTGGTGCTGAGGTCCAGAAACTGTGTGCTTCTGCTGTGGAGGCCTATGATTCTATGTGTTGTGCCCCCTACAGAGATTGTATGCAAAAGAGAGAGACATTGA ACTGTGAGATCCTATTTGAAGATTCTTCCCCTACCTCTGTGATGGTTGTTCTCCAATACGATGATCATCTGTTAAAAGACTTCTTAGGCTGCAGGCTTTGGCATCGTAAAGCCAACACGGAGCATTATCCGGACCAGCCATCTTTCATTGCATTGAAGCCAGAAAAGAAGTTCAAGATCAATAGCCTCTTTCCTTCAACTGAGTACTACTGCAAGGTGTCTTTATTTAGTAGCACACAAGTTTTTGGTGTTTGGGAAGCCAAATGGGTAACGCCCAAATTATCAACGCCATGTCCAGCTTTGGTGAAGCATAGAAATGGAGAAATTAGGAACATTGATCTACTTCATTCTCGGGTGGATTCAAACGACAACGGGACAAATCTTCATCCATTGGATGGACTCTACAAGAGCAAATGTGAGAGACTTTACAAAAACCCCTCTCCAAAGAACTCAATCACTTCAATGAAACCGACATCCGTTTGTCCTTCCACACCTTGTAAAATAAGCGAGACGCGCATCCTACTCGGTTTGAATTGCAAAAGGAGAACCGAAGAATCCGACTATGATTATTCCGTTAGAATGGTGAAGTGGCTAGAGAATGAAGGGTACATCGACATGGACTTTCGAGTGAAGTTCCTGACTTGGTTCAGCTTGAAAGCATCAGGGAAAGACAGAAGAGTTGTTAGTGCCTTTATCGATGCGTTGATCGACGACCCGCCTAGCTTGGCAGGACAGCTGAGCCATACCTTCATGGATGAGATTTTCTGTAACCAGAAACCGGCTTCTAAGCATGAATACAGCAATTGGATATGGCGTTAA